A window of the Trichoderma asperellum chromosome 4, complete sequence genome harbors these coding sequences:
- a CDS encoding uncharacterized protein (EggNog:ENOG41): MLKRSWARGKPLSRLGPRRLPAVLVLLAILAILLLGSLSSKAPALPSYSEFEPKLPSSPVKDVPPEKFIPPSQQQPQLPLQQKINKYNGSSWLTDERSLSTTYSSSVTLDDERVLLPPLKARQPIYCYYDTDKKKAKDERDAESELLLTWRRAWWAQGFRPVVLSAAEAMNNSFYDQLQKMTSNSELRRDLMRWLAWDTMDGGILSEFTVLPIVPQQEPLLPFLRTGTFPSLMKWTDLDNAFIVGPKADVHSALQSILKVAHMQEAMSVTTALSDTAVAVNNTSNPLAYYSPKIVETKYAKVIKKDDRAGTLHNLNNLINYHLLVTWQNSFPDGIEVIKPHPEHATAMLAGALELAKSLASCPESPMLSSCPPNLPKCYPCVASPMAVTTLPRLRFRNSPHVFTIGVVPHPWSFALVNNLRESINVTWIVESPRDTWLSAVTQAYLGSGVTSSRRVVRFKELVAGEADSAHSLWLPAEDKIPSDMEWHFGFTIPEKGMDDGKSRSPVPAERLLKDEEPDKAKEIAHEQALLDRAKQVVMMSKSFINRTEMRTSLEAWNMADTEAWRFTRAFNARRFSEREEWEKTYR, encoded by the coding sequence ATGCTCAAACGATCTTGGGCGCGGGGCAAGCCACTTTCTCGGCTTGGCCCTCGTCGACTCCCTGCGGTATTAGTTCTCTTGGCTATCCTCgcaatccttcttctcggcaGCTTGTCTTCGAAAGCTCCAGCTTTGCCAAGCTACTCTGAATTTGAGCCCAAGTTACCTTCGTCTCCTGTTAAAGACGTGCCTCCTGAGAAATTCATCCCACCGTCTCAGCAACAACCACAGTTACCTCTGCAACAAAAGATTAACAAGTACAATGGATCATCTTGGTTGACGGATGAGCGGTCTCTCTCAACAACGTATTCTAGCTCCGTCACGCTGGATGATGAGCGGGTATTGCTCCCTCCTCTCAAGGCTCGCCAGCCCATCTACTGTTATTATGATAcggacaagaagaaggcaaaggatGAAAGAGATGCTGAAAGCGAGCTACTTTTGACATGGCGCCGGGCGTGGTGGGCACAAGGATTCCGTCCCGTGGTGCTAAGTGCTGCCGAAGCTATGAACAATTCCTTCTATGACCAATTACAAAAGATGACATCAAATTCCGAGCTGAGGCGAGATCTCATGCGGTGGCTCGCCTGGGATACTATGGATGGAGGCATATTATCAGAGTTCACGGTACTCCCAATTGTTCCTCAACAAGaaccgctgctgccatttttGAGAACCGGAACCTTCCCAAGCTTGATGAAATGGACAGACCTCGACAATGCATTCATCGTTGGTCCAAAAGCCGATGTGCATTCAGCTCTGCAGTCTATTCTAAAGGTGGCGCACATGCAAGAAGCCATGAGTGTCACGACTGCTCTTTCAGACACTGCAGTAGCAGTAAACAATACAAGTAATCCGCTTGCTTACTATAGCCCCAAGATTGTCGAAACCAAGTATGCCAAAGTTATCAAAAAGGATGATAGGGCTGGTACTCTCCACAATCTCAATAATCTCATCAACTACCATCTTTTGGTTACCTGGCAGAACAGCTTCCCTGACGGTATCGAAGTCATTAAGCCCCATCCTGAGCACGCTACGGCCATGCTGGCAGGCGCTTTAGAGCTGGCCAAGTCTTTAGCATCTTGCCCTGAAAGTCCAATGCTATCGTCTTGTCCTCCGAATCTACCTAAATGCTATCCATGTGTGGCGTCCCCCATGGCCGTCACCACGCTTCCACGCCTCCGCTTCCGCAACTCGCCCCACGTTTTTACAATCGGAGTAGTTCCACATCCATGGTCCTTTGCATTGGTGAACAATCTACGAGAGTCCATCAACGTAACTTGGATTGTTGAATCTCCTCGAGATACGTGGCTCAGTGCCGTTACCCAAGCATATCTCGGCTCTGGTGTAACCTCGAGTCGCAGAGTTGTGCGTTTTAAAGAGCTGGTAGCGGGCGAGGCCGACTCTGCGCATTCCTTATGGCTTCCTGCAGAAGACAAAATACCTAGTGATATGGAGTGGCATTTCGGATTCACCATTCCCGAGAAAGGCATGGACGACGGAAAGTCTCGCAGCCCGGTGCCAGCTGAACGATTGCTCAAAGACGAAGAGCCAGACAAAGCCAAAGAAATCGCTCATGAGCAGGCTTTGCTTGATCGCGCTAAGCAAGTGGTCATGATGAGCAAGTCGTTTATCAATAGAACTGAGATGCGCACTTCACTCGAAGCTTGGAACATGGCTGATACAGAGGCATGGCGGTTCACACGAGCTTTTAACGCACGCCGCTTTTCGGAACGTGAGGAATGGGAAAAGACATATCGCTAG
- a CDS encoding uncharacterized protein (EggNog:ENOG41), protein MLDATRLADLLNHSAINPLLSDTAIASFQESFSLYIHLFIPYYIHWHSTFCVSIFIPAEYTLAMAPLKPSWKQPSHPDIQDVVVSGADFMTKSLSKVTVPPFGLFAKFEFPPCDMAEKATYATVQMGKDKHLNLNSDLLYINHSCEPSLHFDMGSMRIVAGPKGLHPGDELTFFYPSTEWEMAQPFDCFCGKATCKRVITGAKDMPFELLNGLWLNDHIHELLEEQASSQHYRLSSKPENGGVRSAQLPDAALNGRAEKINGTNVDVDTHGLGLLRRGVTSREMSGEMGGDTTVKV, encoded by the exons ATGCTAGATGCTACAAGGTTAGCTGACTTGCTTAATCACTCAGCCATAAATCCACTCCTATCCGACACCGCCATTGCCTCGTTCCAAGAGTCATTCTCGTTGTACATACATCTTTTCATTCCATACTATATCCATTGGCACTCTACTTTCTGTGTATCCATCTTCATACCCGCCGAATACACTCTCGCAATGGCACCTCTTAAGCCGTCCTGGAAACAGCCCTCCCATCCCGACATTCAAGATGTCGTCGTCAGCGGAGCCGACTTCATGACCAAGAGCCTTTCAAAAGTGACTGTGCCGCCATTTGGCCTGTTCGCCAAATTCGAGTTCCCTCCTTGTGATATGGCTGAGAAGGCTACCTATGCTACGGTGCAGATGGGGAAAGACAAACACCTGAATCTCAACAGCGACTTGCTCTACATTAACCATTCTTGCGAGCCGTCTCTT CATTTTGATATGGGGAGCATGAGGATCGTGGCTGGCCCTAAGGGCCTCCATCCGGGAGATGAACTTACA tttttttaccCATCAACTGAATGGGAAATGGCCCAGCCATTTGACTGCTTTTGTGGTAAAGCCACTTGCAAAAGGGTCATCACTGGCGCCAAGGACATGCCCTTTGAGCTGCTCAATGGCCTCTGGCTTAACGACCACATCCACGAGCTTCTTGAGGAgcaagcttcttctcagcaTTACCGACTTAGTTCAAAGCCTGAAAACGGTGGCGTGCGTTCCGCCCAGCTGCCGGATGCTGCCTTGAACGGTCGGGCAGAGAAGATTAACGGCACGAATGTTGATGTCGATACTCACGGCCTTGGATTGTTGCGCCGTGGAGTAACTTCACGAGAGATGAGCGGCGAGATGGGCGGCGATACTACTGTCAAGGTTTAA